The Dehalococcoidia bacterium genome includes a window with the following:
- a CDS encoding FAD-dependent oxidoreductase — translation MKSDVVIIGGGLAGLATGALLAREGMRTVVLERGNQPGGRACTYSDKGFTLNYGPHAMFRPGSGFLGDVLRRLDRPSLPYNVPDAMKSYWSLGDRFASLGAKPHQLLATKLFSVPGRMRIASMMLALRSEKPDRLGNMTYGEWVDQHTSDPLVRQFVMALGVVNSYTRPASQLSARWLISHLQRNLFAKDYVGYMSGGWGAICQAFVDELRANGGELVTAAHVDRLEIDGDCAVAALAGTRRFEADAFVSTLPPDDAPALAQQGSPLAAELSRWSGMRDVRAVCIDLGFDRRLRTDLTFVFDTEHDLYYSLHSEVTPDLAPEGQQLLHAMAYLSPDEAADETLRAAREHQLVDGLDRHFAGWRSAAVVQRTLPAARVSSARWIPGQMEDARVPLRSAVARNLCFAGEGRDLPYTLAETVLASAMQASDAIVADRAAGALCVKEAVPTA, via the coding sequence ATGAAATCCGATGTGGTGATCATCGGCGGCGGCCTCGCTGGCCTTGCGACCGGCGCTCTCCTCGCGCGCGAAGGCATGCGAACCGTCGTGCTGGAGCGCGGCAATCAGCCCGGCGGCCGCGCCTGCACCTACAGTGACAAGGGCTTCACGCTGAACTACGGCCCGCACGCCATGTTCCGCCCCGGCAGCGGCTTCCTCGGCGATGTCCTGCGCCGCCTCGATCGTCCGTCGCTGCCCTACAACGTCCCCGACGCCATGAAGAGCTACTGGTCGCTCGGCGACCGCTTCGCGTCGCTCGGCGCCAAACCGCACCAACTCCTCGCGACGAAACTGTTCTCCGTGCCGGGGCGCATGCGGATCGCTTCGATGATGCTCGCGCTGCGTTCCGAAAAGCCCGACAGGCTCGGCAATATGACGTATGGCGAGTGGGTCGACCAGCACACGAGCGATCCGCTGGTGCGCCAGTTCGTCATGGCATTGGGCGTCGTCAACTCGTACACGCGACCGGCGTCCCAACTCAGCGCGCGATGGCTCATCTCGCACCTCCAGCGCAACCTCTTCGCGAAGGACTACGTCGGATACATGAGCGGCGGCTGGGGCGCCATCTGCCAGGCGTTCGTCGACGAGTTGCGGGCGAACGGCGGCGAACTCGTCACTGCCGCGCACGTCGATCGGCTCGAGATCGACGGCGATTGCGCGGTCGCTGCGCTCGCCGGCACACGCCGGTTCGAGGCCGACGCCTTCGTCTCCACGCTTCCGCCCGACGACGCGCCCGCGCTCGCGCAGCAAGGCTCGCCACTGGCGGCGGAACTCTCGCGATGGAGCGGCATGCGCGACGTGCGCGCCGTCTGCATCGACCTCGGCTTCGACCGCAGGCTGCGCACCGACCTCACGTTCGTGTTCGATACGGAGCACGACCTGTACTACAGCCTGCACTCCGAGGTGACGCCGGACCTCGCGCCCGAAGGCCAGCAGTTGCTGCACGCCATGGCCTATCTCTCGCCCGATGAGGCCGCCGACGAAACGCTGCGCGCCGCCCGCGAACACCAACTCGTCGATGGCCTCGACCGCCATTTCGCCGGCTGGCGCTCGGCCGCGGTGGTCCAGCGCACGCTGCCCGCCGCCCGCGTCTCCTCCGCACGCTGGATCCCCGGCCAGATGGAAGACGCGCGTGTGCCGCTGCGCTCCGCCGTCGCGCGCAACCTCTGCTTCGCCGGCGAGGGCCGCGACCTCCCGTACACCCTCGCCGAGACCGTACTCGCCTCCGCCATGCAGGCGTCCGACGCGATCGTCGCGGACCGCGCGGCAGGCGCCCTCTGCGTCAAGGAGGCAGTGCCCACGGCCTAG
- a CDS encoding zf-HC2 domain-containing protein yields the protein MNCDQIDELLSDFIDDELSEGVRAGVEAHLRACDVCAVSYKNLIRTVRFVKKNGRAPLHTFGGENYATFVRALSDPAYHANPVQVLAEGIIDP from the coding sequence ATGAACTGCGACCAGATCGACGAGCTGCTGTCCGACTTCATCGATGACGAACTCTCCGAAGGCGTGCGCGCCGGCGTCGAAGCGCACCTGCGCGCCTGCGACGTCTGCGCCGTGTCGTACAAGAATCTGATCCGCACTGTGCGCTTCGTAAAGAAGAACGGCCGCGCGCCGCTGCACACCTTCGGTGGCGAAAACTATGCGACGTTCGTGCGCGCGCTCTCCGATCCCGCGTACCACGCCAATCCGGTGCAAGTCCTCGCCGAAGGAATCATCGACCCGTAA
- a CDS encoding sigma-70 family RNA polymerase sigma factor, translated as MDARQQQGGLALLERAKAGDRDAFGELAEEHRASLLRLCYKMTGSREEAEDLVQDTLLKAYTRIAEFEMRASLSTWLHRIATNACLDHQRARKPWDLDARWQWFRENGELVQQMEQQMFMSPERVAEVKEVAATCINCIAMSLPAKQRAAIVLCDQIGMSREEAANAIGASVASVKTELHRARKTMTGVFETRCQLVDPNNECNGCSVTGAAKQAERARAKEQKEDA; from the coding sequence GTGGATGCTCGGCAGCAGCAGGGGGGACTCGCGCTCCTCGAGCGCGCCAAAGCCGGCGACCGCGACGCCTTCGGCGAACTCGCCGAAGAACACCGCGCCTCGCTCCTCCGCCTGTGCTACAAGATGACCGGTTCCCGGGAAGAAGCCGAAGACCTCGTGCAGGACACGCTCCTCAAGGCCTACACCCGGATCGCCGAGTTCGAGATGCGCGCGTCGCTCTCGACGTGGCTCCACCGCATCGCCACCAACGCCTGCCTCGACCACCAGCGTGCCCGCAAGCCATGGGATCTCGACGCGCGCTGGCAGTGGTTCCGCGAGAACGGCGAACTCGTGCAGCAGATGGAACAGCAGATGTTCATGTCGCCCGAGCGCGTCGCCGAAGTGAAAGAAGTCGCCGCCACGTGCATCAACTGCATCGCCATGTCGCTGCCGGCGAAGCAGCGCGCCGCGATCGTGCTCTGCGACCAGATCGGCATGTCGCGCGAGGAGGCGGCGAACGCCATCGGCGCCTCCGTCGCGTCCGTGAAGACGGAGCTGCACCGCGCCCGCAAGACGATGACCGGCGTCTTCGAGACGCGCTGCCAGCTCGTCGACCCCAACAACGAGTGCAACGGCTGCAGCGTCACCGGCGCCGCCAAGCAGGCCGAGCGAGCGCGCGCGAAAGAGCAAAAGGAGGACGCATGA
- a CDS encoding MBL fold metallo-hydrolase yields the protein MEITWLGRACFRIRAKEATVVTDPPDKSSGHSLGRPTADIVTVSHSDPAHSYVEGVAGSPRVIDGPGEFEISGASIIGVSTFRGKEKTPESGRNIAFVIELEDLRIGHLGGIGHVPTSDQLEQMGAVDILLVPVGGGDSLDAPPAAETVSLIEPKLVIPMNYKTDADKEKLDPLDRFLKEMGAQKSETHAKVTVTRSSLPDETQVLVVDVKR from the coding sequence ATGGAAATCACCTGGCTTGGGCGCGCTTGCTTTCGGATTCGGGCGAAGGAGGCGACGGTCGTCACGGATCCGCCGGACAAGTCGAGCGGGCACAGCCTCGGGCGCCCCACGGCCGACATCGTCACCGTCAGTCATTCGGATCCGGCGCACAGCTACGTCGAAGGGGTGGCGGGATCGCCGCGGGTGATCGACGGGCCGGGCGAGTTCGAGATCTCCGGCGCATCGATCATTGGGGTGAGCACGTTTCGCGGCAAAGAGAAGACACCGGAGAGCGGGCGCAACATCGCGTTCGTAATCGAACTCGAAGATTTGCGCATCGGACACCTGGGCGGCATCGGGCACGTTCCGACGTCGGATCAGCTCGAGCAGATGGGCGCCGTCGACATCCTGCTGGTGCCGGTGGGCGGCGGCGACTCGCTCGATGCGCCGCCGGCTGCGGAGACGGTGAGCCTGATCGAGCCGAAGCTCGTGATCCCGATGAACTACAAGACCGACGCCGACAAGGAGAAGCTCGATCCGTTGGACCGCTTCCTGAAGGAAATGGGCGCGCAGAAGTCGGAGACGCACGCGAAGGTGACTGTGACGCGCAGCTCACTGCCGGACGAGACGCAGGTGCTCGTGGTGGATGTGAAGCGGTAG
- a CDS encoding GNAT family N-acetyltransferase, which produces MFELRTPRLVLRDWLPEDLPTVRALAGDERVTRYQTWLRLDESEAACQHWLEEAIKHNSADPRSAYSLAMVDHSNYHAVGWLNWGDAEDASRGDVSFGYALLPELWGRGYMTEAVEAMLAFVFDIQPRVSIYATCATSNRASARVLEKAGLHLVDRWMHRDEALGIEEALGIEEEYRCYSLRRSEWRPEPRTTNGKTERLTG; this is translated from the coding sequence ATGTTCGAGCTACGAACGCCACGGCTCGTCCTGCGGGACTGGCTGCCCGAAGACTTGCCCACCGTCCGTGCGCTCGCCGGCGACGAGCGTGTCACGCGTTACCAAACGTGGCTGCGGCTCGACGAATCGGAAGCGGCGTGTCAGCACTGGCTCGAAGAAGCCATCAAACACAACAGCGCCGATCCTCGATCTGCGTACAGCCTGGCCATGGTGGATCACTCCAACTATCACGCGGTCGGATGGCTGAACTGGGGTGATGCTGAAGATGCATCGAGGGGTGACGTCAGCTTCGGCTACGCGCTTCTGCCGGAGCTCTGGGGTCGCGGGTACATGACCGAAGCCGTCGAAGCGATGCTCGCGTTCGTATTCGATATCCAGCCGCGCGTCTCGATCTACGCCACGTGCGCGACGAGCAATCGTGCTTCCGCCCGCGTGCTCGAGAAGGCGGGCCTACATCTCGTCGACCGCTGGATGCACCGTGATGAAGCCCTCGGTATCGAAGAAGCCCTCGGTATCGAAGAGGAGTACCGCTGCTATTCCCTGCGACGCAGCGAGTGGCGCCCCGAACCCCGTACAACGAACGGAAAGACTGAAAGACTGACCGGCTGA
- a CDS encoding phosphatase PAP2 family protein produces the protein MIRRARWRPFATAGIEALLVVAAYLVYSAIRVLVEGTEARAVDHAIQLISIEKTLGLFHEEAVQRFVQSQPWLAATMERIYLWAYLPLIVGAAAIVYVRDREMYRCYRNTFFASAAIGLIFFAMVPVAPPRMLPELGFIDPIHASMTTSGAKNEFAAVPSFHFGFTMLAAMGIAHAFAWPRVLTFALAFLPAIMLLAIVSTANHFFLDAAIGALVVMAAWMICVNGSKEEPAADPQPALRPA, from the coding sequence TCGCCGCGTACCTCGTCTACAGCGCGATTCGCGTCCTCGTCGAAGGCACGGAAGCACGCGCGGTCGACCACGCGATCCAGCTCATCTCCATAGAGAAAACACTCGGGCTCTTCCACGAGGAAGCAGTGCAACGTTTCGTGCAAAGCCAACCGTGGCTCGCCGCGACAATGGAGCGCATCTATCTCTGGGCGTACCTGCCGCTCATCGTCGGCGCCGCCGCGATCGTCTACGTGCGTGACCGCGAGATGTACCGCTGCTACCGCAACACGTTTTTCGCGTCCGCCGCCATCGGGCTGATCTTCTTCGCCATGGTGCCCGTCGCGCCGCCGCGCATGCTCCCCGAGCTTGGCTTTATCGACCCGATCCACGCGTCGATGACAACGTCCGGCGCGAAGAACGAATTCGCCGCCGTGCCCAGCTTTCACTTCGGCTTCACCATGCTCGCCGCCATGGGCATCGCGCACGCGTTCGCCTGGCCGCGCGTCCTGACGTTCGCGCTCGCCTTCCTGCCGGCGATCATGCTGCTCGCGATCGTTTCAACCGCGAACCACTTCTTCCTGGACGCCGCGATCGGCGCGCTCGTCGTCATGGCGGCGTGGATGATCTGCGTCAACGGCTCAAAGGAAGAGCCCGCGGCCGACCCTCAGCCCGCCCTGCGTCCCGCCTGA